Genomic DNA from Cloeon dipterum chromosome 3, ieCloDipt1.1, whole genome shotgun sequence:
AATCCCTCAAAGAAATCGGGTCTGACTTTTTCCCTGTAGTACTGaatagattcaaatttaaagctcTCGGGATATGGgccttcttttttaaacactTCGGCTATCACTGCTGGATCGAACACCATGATCATATCCTTCCTACCGGGCAAGCCGCcgattttaacgattttcccATATTGCTCCAGCATAGTCCTGCTCCACTTGATATAATCAGTCATGTCCCATGAACCtgtagcaaattaaataattattttggtgagACGCTGTTGAATTTTGTTAAGCTCAAATagaattaacttaatttagtttaataatttttagtgcaTCGtctgtgtttaaaaatattgccttCAAAATATACTTACTGATATACGGCAAAAATCTCCATGCATTTCCTAAGATAGGAAGTGGTTTCGGTCCAGGGATTTCTTCATACGATTTCACATGTTTTGGAGAAGTAGCTGCAACGACGGTCGATTGCTTTCTCATTGCAATTGATCTTCGGGTTGAGCCTGACCGGCACATTATAGATTTTACCAGAAACATCAggaatctgaaatttatttaaaatcagagtggatgaaaattgaaaaattccaatctgcAGCAGGCAGTTGAACTCGGTAATAtgatattcttaattttttttatgatgACGTTGCTGTGTAGTATAAATTATACGTTCTACTTATTTGTTTCTAAAGTTAAATGCAAACTAGGAATATGAAACGGTTTTCGGTTTATAATCGGCCTCAGTGAGTACAATATATCAAATATGATGAGCTGAATATTTATAGATTATCTTCTATTACCCCTATTTCGTTAATGTTGATAACAGactaattattcaattaatcaGGCACTCTGTGCCTGTGACTTGCTGGTGGTTATCTTGATTCAGATCCAACGTTGGATGTTTGTGAGCATATGAAAGTTCAAAAAACGTGAaagtacaaattaaaaaaatgttaataatgtaacgcaatattttttattaatatcttATCTACGCACcgtcttattttttaaatacatttttacaagCTATAATAACATATATTGAGATATTGATAACACTAATTTACAAACAACttattgcataaatttttgagaaatgatGTGGACGTGAAGTTATTTAGCTATTATCAATAATAAAGTCAAGTGATGGTCAAAGGGGGCGATAAGTTATATAGATTGCAGAAGCAATCTCGAAAACCAAACTCTCGCTTAACTTCCTATTTTTATGACAGTAAAATGTATGGAACAAAAAACTacccatttcaattttagcaaacaaaattatagaaaaatgaaaaaaaacgtggtgaattaatttttacttttacgattttttaatatcctatAGCTTGttatttgttgttgtttgtcTATGGGagaagccattgtaaaatcaatacTATTAAAGAGTCATTTGTTGCGATCAAGAACGGTGAAATTAAGAGGGGAAACTGCAGTTCTCAACATTCGACTTAGAAACTTGACAGGGGGATGGTTCCATTCCAATTTGTACTCAAGCAGCATCTGCAGGtaccaaataattaaaagttgtaGGTCAAAAGGCTGTTATGATAACTTCTTACCCTGACAACGAGTGTTTCAATTTCCATGTAGGCAAATCGCATTCCTGGGCACTGCCTCAATCCGCGACCGAACGGCAAGAAAGTGTAGGGGTGCGCTTCAGAGGCTTTTCTCACAGGGCAACTCTCGCCCTCGCGCAGCCACCGCTCAGGAATATACTTGTCGGCATCAGGGAAGTGCTCATCGAGCATATACAAGGTGCTGTTGAATACCCATACGTCAGCTCTCTAGAAAtacttgcaaattaattgtgcTCATAATTGGGTTATCATTTTCATACATCTTTCGGGATAAAGTAATTGCCTAGTACAGCGTCTTGTGGCAGTGTTCGGATAGTTCCGTTTGGTGCGGGCAGCATTCTAATAACAATTGTTtgttagatattttttttaactcagcAATTTTTACTACCGCATCGCTTCCTTGATACAGGCTCTCAGGTACTTTGATTTTGCCAAGTGCTCTGAAGTTAAATTCTCACTCGGATCTGCTGGAACTATTGACTTCAACTCTTGGTATAGCTTTTCTTGTTTGTCAGGGTTGCACGCCAAACAGTAGAGAACACTTACTGCTGTGTTAGATGTCTAGAATATTAAAAGCTGCATATTAATGCATCTAATAGCGTTTAGTAAAGCGCATACCGTGTCAACTCCGCCAAATAGAATATCCATGCCCATAATAACAGCGCGCTTTGTGTCAGGATCAAGCCTTAAAATCCTCTGCAGAACACTCATGTCTGATGTTCCGGGTGCGTCTAAGTCAAAttttgcgctcgctcgctccacgTATTTTTGGGAAATTCTGTATCGTTGAAATAATAAGAgaccaatttgaatttttttttaagctTGATGTTACCTGAGCATGTTTTCCGAGCTATCGATCAAGCTTTTCAGTGTTTTAGTGGGAAACACTTTCCAAAGCGGTATTTTGAGGTCCAGATCATATGTGAGCTCAAATATATTATCAATTGAGTCGATCATAATCTGTGCGTCAGAGTCTTTGTCCAAATTTTGCTGCAGACAGCCGAGGCGCGTGTCATAGGCGATTAAAGAGATAGCTGTAAGATGATAATACACATTCCATATTaagttcataaaataaaatcgtcttACACTCAAGCgtccatttgaaaatttcattcttgAAATTGTCtggcatttccattttttcgctCCTTAATGTCTTAACCCTATATgaattacatttaaataaatcaagaagCAAAATAACCACTCACAATTTGACAAAATCCTTTGACACTTGGTCTACTTTCGGGACATAAATATTAACCACTGCGACGGTCATCATTGGTTGATTGAGGATCAAGCGTGCTTTGAGCCAGCTCTCCCCGGccctaaaaaattgaataattttaaagaggcaaatattttcaaatctgaaatttacgCACTCGTTGAAAATTCCTTCAAATCCATCATAGAAATCAGGTCTGATCTTTACCCTGAAGTAGTGCAcagcttcaaatttgaatctgaTCGGATATGGGCCCtcgtttttaaaaacttcagcTATCACGGCTGGATCGAATACCATGATCATGTCTTTTCGACCAGGTAAATTGCtgattttcacgattttcccGTATTTATCTAGCATAGCTTTGCTCCACTTCAAGAAATCCGTTGTATCCCACGAACCTGATTCAAAATGAGGGCATCtcagcatttaaattttaaaagttgttaattaaaagttgttgACTAAACTtgctgaaaacaatttaactgaaaaagtaaaaaattgtcttgAAGGCTTACTAATGTATGGCATGAATCTCCAGGCATTCCCTACGATTGGGAGCGGTTTTGGGCCAGGAATGCTATCGTATGATTTCACATGCTCTGGGACAGCAGCAGCCACGGTCGATTGCTTTCTCAGAGCGGAAAGCAGTTTACTTGTCACGTTCAACCGTTTCATCACAGAATTTATGAGAAACATATTAGCAAtacgtgttttttttcaatcagcgGAAAGAAATGCGCAGTAAATAATTATACCAAAGGTCGTCCTCTTTAACATTGCATTTCGTGCGGCGTCAAGGCTGTAACCCAACAAAATCATTCAACTgagaagtaaaatatttttatatcaattgtTTACCACTTTCTTCTGTTATATGAAGCTGTTTTTCTCACTTCTGCAGGGTAAACAAAAAGTGTTGAATCCACGACGAGCTTTAGTTCCCGCGAACCTGCATAAGGAACGTGCATATTCATGGGGGCTCACGTACAAAAATGTTCTTCAATAACATTAccaaaaaacatatttatgtGTTTCAGCCAACACTGTATCATTTCAATTCTTTAGACAGCAGACTAAAATACAGCCTTTTAAAGCTAAATAGTTTTCCCATTATTTTAATGGTCATACTAGTAGACGTATTATACCTAGAgcctatttttcttttgaagaatAGATTGCTAGAGTAATATGagacgtaaaaataaattttatttgacgcCCTTGTTAGACGCAATAGGTGCTCTATCCTATCCAGAAGGGGGTCAACCAAATCCCATTTTAttgttatctttttaaaagggTTTAAGATGCTTCAATTGGTAACTGCGACAGCGAGTTTCAATCTTGTTGTTAGTTGCTTATAAGTTGCTTCTATAGAATTTTATCTCGTATTAATGCTTAATTAAAGgacttaaaattgaaagaccATCAGACCCGATCTTTTTTATGTTACTGAAATCAAAACCTGGAAGCgatcatgaaaaaataatttaatggcaaattaatttatgcatatTTTATATCCTGTCCTTATGCCGAT
This window encodes:
- the LOC135938348 gene encoding uncharacterized protein LOC135938348 gives rise to the protein MPYISSWDTTDFLKWSKAMLDKYGKIVKISNLPGRKDMIMVFDPAVIAEVFKNEGPYPIRFKFEAVHYFRVKIRPDFYDGFEGIFNECVNFRFENICLFKIIQFFRAGESWLKARLILNQPMMTVAVVNIYVPKVDQVSKDFVKLVKTLRSEKMEMPDNFKNEIFKWTLESISLIAYDTRLGCLQQNLDKDSDAQIMIDSIDNIFELTYDLDLKIPLWKVFPTKTLKSLIDSSENMLRISQKYVERASAKFDLDAPGTSDMSVLQRILRLDPDTKRAVIMGMDILFGGVDTTSNTAVSVLYCLACNPDKQEKLYQELKSIVPADPSENLTSEHLAKSKYLRACIKEAMRMLPAPNGTIRTLPQDAVLGNYFIPKDRADVWVFNSTLYMLDEHFPDADKYIPERWLREGESCPVRKASEAHPYTFLPFGRGLRQCPGMRFAYMEIETLVVRMLLEYKLEWNHPPVKFLSRMLRTAVSPLNFTVLDRNKCSTRRSIAMRKQSTVVAATSPKHVKSYEEIPGPKPLPILGNAWRFLPYISSWDMTDYIKWSRTMLEQYGKIVKIGGLPGRKDMIMVFDPAVIAEVFKKEGPYPESFKFESIQYYREKVRPDFFEGFQGIFNENGKIWQQARFILNQPMMNTSVANLYVPKTDQVAKDFVKLVKILRNDKMEMQDDFHNELHKWALESISLIAYDTRLGCLQQNLAKDSDAQKLIHSIAKLYKLMYELDFQIPFWKFLPSKALNELIENADTMLRISQKYVTQASAKFGDLSSSQTSDMSVLQRILKRDPNTKRAVIMGMDIIFGGVDSTSNTAGSILYLLARNPEKQEKLYQELKAIVPADPDENLTPNQLNSLKYLRACIKEAMRIAPVTNGNVRVMPQDVVLGDYLIPKDVRKQQKIKYNKMISKFLQRAEIYMFNSTLYMLDEYFPNADKFIPERWLREGESCPVRKASEAHPYTFLPFGHGPRQCPGTRFVNRELEALVARMLIEYKLEWHQPPLEYISKIIRTPLFPLKFTVVDRVK